CTGCGGATCAATCACAGATCCGCCCACAGAGGATTTCATGATGCCCCGTCTGTCGCGTTTGACAGCGCGGCGCCCGGGCGAGCCACGGAGTACGTCGTTGTATCTGAGTTCCAGTCCTGCAATGCCTTCGCCATCTGCATTGACGTGGCCGAGTAGATGGGCCAGCGTCTTTCCGTAGTTGTAGCGCCGGGCGAACTCGGGCTCGAGGATGACACCCGGGACGTCCCAGCTTTCGACCTCAAGCTTCTGCCGTTCGTTGAGACCGCGCGCGAGCTGAACGTACTTGGGGCTTTGCCTGCGATTGATTCTGCCCTGCAGCGCTCCGGCGGCGGAGCCGGTCAGCCTTGCGAGTCGCGAAACAAACGCGTGCTGCTTGTCGGCAAAGTTGAGGACGGTCGGATCGACGGCCAGATCGTAGCGGGCCGTATTTACGGCAAGGGTCCGGCCTTCGGCGTCGACGATGGAGCCGCGCACGGCCGGAAGTACCACCGCGGAATTTGCCTGGTGCTCTCCCTGTTTGCGCAGCTCGACCCCGTCGTACAGATGAATACGGACGACCTGGAGTGTGACAAGCACAGGCAGGATGCTGAGCAGGGTCAGCACCACGTACATTCGGGCCAGTATTTGATCTCGTGGCTTCAGGACGGGAGGGCTATGGGTTTACTACGATTGTCTTGCCGAACGCTGCGTCTTCGACGAAGCCGAGTGCCTGCGCATGTCGATGAACCTCCGCCGGTCCGGTCATGCGATCGAAGTCACCTTTCAGACGATTGTATTTCATGTGGAGCCCATGATTTTCCGTTCTGGCCTGCTCTGTTCGGGCCAGGACATCCTGGGTTGCGTGTATATGACCGACATACAGCGTGAAGGCAGCAGCTACCGAGGCAAGCAGCAAGGCAAAGCGGGCGGTGGATACGGCCTGAAACGGTGAGGCGTCACTGTCCTGTTTGCGACGACGGTTCTTCTTCGACTCAAGCTGTCGCCATGACGGGAGGGCGCCGTGGTCCTTGCCGCTCTTTCGCTTGCGGGCGCGGACCGGCGTGGCTTCCTTACTGTTTTTCGCTCCGGAGGACGACTTTCGGCTCTTCTTCGCGGCTTTGGGTCGCGCGCCCACGATGATCGTCGTTGGCTTCCGTTTCGACTTAGACTTGTGTTGACGTGATGTCTTCGTTGCGACCGGCATGTCCCCACCGTAAGAAGTTCTTTCGCCCGGATCGCATGGGCTGTGATTGTTAGTTCTGCTGTTCCCCGGACTTAGCCGTCTCACTGGTTCGCTGCGCGATACGCAGCCTGGCGCTGCGTGCCCTCGGATTTGCCTCCAGCTCATCCTTGTCGGGTAGCACCGGCCGTCTTGTGATGGGACTCCAGGTGGTCAGCAGGTTGCCGTAAATATCTTTTCGCGATTCACCCTCGAAATTCCCGAACCTCAGAAACCGCTTCACCCGTCGGTCTTCCAGCGAGTGGTAGCTGATGACAGCGATGCGTCCGCCCGTGCGCACGATTCGTGTGGCCGACTCGAGAACGCTCTCAAGAGCTTCGATTTCACCGTTTACGGTGAGCCGGAGC
This genomic interval from Rhodothermales bacterium contains the following:
- a CDS encoding penicillin-binding protein; protein product: MLARMYVVLTLLSILPVLVTLQVVRIHLYDGVELRKQGEHQANSAVVLPAVRGSIVDAEGRTLAVNTARYDLAVDPTVLNFADKQHAFVSRLARLTGSAAGALQGRINRRQSPKYVQLARGLNERQKLEVESWDVPGVILEPEFARRYNYGKTLAHLLGHVNADGEGIAGLELRYNDVLRGSPGRRAVKRDRRGIMKSSVGGSVIDPQDGETLVLTIDLIRQTIVEEELKAGLKESGANWGTAIAMNPYTGAVLAMANYPTYDPNVPGRFPTEARRNHAITDRIEPGSTFKLVAAV